TTTAAAGGAAAAATTATGAATAAAGAACAAGATTTCTTTTATTATTTAAAAAAAACAACTCTATTATATGTAGAAGATGATGATAGTACAAGAGAAGAATTAGAATTTTTTTTACAAAACAAAGTTAATAAACTTTTTGTTGCTAAAAATGGACAAGAGGGTTTAGATACTTTTGAAAAAAATAGACCTGACTTAATAATAACTGATATTCAAATGCCTATTATGAATGGCATTCAAATGATTAAAAAAATCAAAGAAATTGACCCCAATGTTCCAATTGTAATAATTACTGCTTTTAATGATACTGATTATTTATTTGAAGCTATAAAATTAAAAGTAACAAATTATCTTACAAAACCTCTTAATCTATTTTCTCTTAGTGAAACTTTGGCAACTATTGCAAAAAATGTAAATCTAGAAAAAGAGAATAAAGAGATTTATAATACGCTAAAACAGTATAAAGATATAGTTGATGAACGTTCAATTATTTCAAAAGCTACAAAAGATGGAATAATAACTTATGTAAATGAACCTTTTGAAAAAATTTCTGGATATAAAAAAGAGGAAATTTTAGGAAAATCTCATAATATAGTTAGCCATCCTAATATGGATAAAACTATATTTATAGATATGTGGAAAAAAATCAAAATAGAAAAAAAATCTTGGCAAGGTCGTGTAAAAAATCTTTCAAAAAATGGTAATGAATATTTCGTTGATTTAATTATAAAACCAATTTTAGATTTAGATGGGAATATTCAAGAATTTATCTCTTTGGCAAATGATATTACGGATTTAGAATTATCAAAAAATTATTTTGAAAATATGACACAAAAAAGTGAACTTAACTTAAATGAAACTATTAGGGTTGTAAATGCTTATAAAGAGGCAATTGATGAAAGTAATATAATTTTAAGAGTAGATTTAGACAAAAATATTATTTATGCAAATGAAGCATTTTACAATATAAGTTTATATTCAAAAAATGAATTATTAAATAAACCTTATTCAATGTTTGGAGATTATAAACAAATAGATGAGAT
The genomic region above belongs to Arcobacter ellisii and contains:
- a CDS encoding HD domain-containing phosphohydrolase; the protein is MNKEQDFFYYLKKTTLLYVEDDDSTREELEFFLQNKVNKLFVAKNGQEGLDTFEKNRPDLIITDIQMPIMNGIQMIKKIKEIDPNVPIVIITAFNDTDYLFEAIKLKVTNYLTKPLNLFSLSETLATIAKNVNLEKENKEIYNTLKQYKDIVDERSIISKATKDGIITYVNEPFEKISGYKKEEILGKSHNIVSHPNMDKTIFIDMWKKIKIEKKSWQGRVKNLSKNGNEYFVDLIIKPILDLDGNIQEFISLANDITDLELSKNYFENMTQKSELNLNETIRVVNAYKEAIDESNIILRVDLDKNIIYANEAFYNISLYSKNELLNKPYSMFGDYKQIDEMFNGKIWKGKLSYQNKNNQEFTLNVTIFPLKNDEGKVIEYMQISHDITEIKNLYEELEETQREIIYKLGEIGETRSSETGNHVKRVAEYSKLFAQKINLNNDDINRLFMASPMHDIGKIGIPDAILNKAGKLTQEEWEIMKTHTQIGYEILKNSKRETLKTAGIVSYTHHEKWDGTGYPLGLKEKEIHIFGRITAIADVFDALSSERVYKKAWSLEKIYEYFNDEKGKYFDPELIDVFFNNLDEFLAIRDKYKDIYEI